From a single Micromonospora sp. WMMD1102 genomic region:
- a CDS encoding alpha-ketoacid dehydrogenase subunit beta, whose product MATETLTLGKAINRGLRRALEHDPKVVIMGEDVGKLGGVFRITDGLQKDFGENRVIDTPLAESGIIGTAVGLSIRGYRPICEIQFDGFVYPAYDQIVSQVAKMHYRSQGKVRVPMVIRIPFGGGIGAVEHHSESPEAYFAHTAGLKVVACSSPQDAYTMIQQAVASDDPIVFLEPKRRYHEKGQVELDAPLGEAYPLHSARVVRPGRDATLLAYGPMVRTAMEAATAAEEDGRDLEVIDLRTLSPLDLGPAYESVRRTGRCVVVHEAPGNLGLGSEIAARITEECFYSLEAPVLRVAGFDTPYPAARLEEDYLPNLDRVLDGVDRAFGW is encoded by the coding sequence ATGGCCACCGAGACCCTCACCCTGGGCAAGGCGATCAACCGCGGCCTGCGCCGCGCACTGGAGCACGACCCCAAGGTCGTGATCATGGGCGAGGACGTCGGCAAGCTCGGCGGCGTCTTCCGGATCACCGACGGCCTGCAGAAGGACTTCGGCGAGAACCGCGTGATCGACACCCCGCTCGCCGAGTCCGGCATCATCGGCACCGCGGTCGGGCTCTCCATCCGGGGGTACCGGCCGATCTGCGAGATCCAGTTCGACGGCTTCGTCTACCCGGCGTACGACCAGATCGTGTCGCAGGTGGCGAAGATGCACTACCGCTCGCAGGGCAAGGTACGGGTGCCGATGGTCATCCGGATCCCGTTCGGCGGCGGCATCGGCGCGGTCGAGCACCACTCCGAGTCCCCGGAGGCGTACTTCGCGCACACCGCCGGGCTCAAGGTGGTGGCCTGCTCGTCGCCACAGGACGCGTACACGATGATCCAGCAGGCGGTCGCCTCGGACGACCCGATCGTCTTCCTGGAGCCGAAGCGGCGCTACCACGAGAAGGGGCAGGTGGAACTGGACGCCCCGCTCGGCGAGGCGTACCCGCTGCACTCCGCCCGGGTGGTCCGGCCCGGCCGGGACGCCACCCTGCTGGCGTACGGGCCGATGGTGCGTACCGCGATGGAGGCGGCCACCGCCGCCGAGGAGGACGGCCGGGACCTGGAGGTCATCGACCTGCGCACCCTCTCCCCGCTGGACCTCGGCCCGGCCTACGAGTCGGTGCGGCGCACCGGGCGGTGCGTGGTGGTGCACGAGGCGCCCGGCAACCTCGGTCTCGGCTCCGAGATCGCAGCCCGGATCACCGAGGAGTGCTTCTACTCCCTGGAGGCCCCGGTGCTGCGGGTGGCCGGTTTCGACACCCCCTATCCGGCCGCCCGGCTGGAGGAGGACTATCTGCCCAACCTCGACCGGGTGCTCGACGGCGTCGACCGCGCCTTCGGGTGGTGA
- the pdhA gene encoding pyruvate dehydrogenase (acetyl-transferring) E1 component subunit alpha yields MAKGDPAGTARGRRATPRSARSGGKSPATGDLVQLLTPEGDRIDKVTWSDGTEYSVDFTDEEYRGLYRDLVLVRRLDAEATALQRQGELGIWASLLGQEAAQVGSGRALRPQDMAFPTYREHGVLYCRGIDPIMPLGLFRGVDLGGWDPNEFKFNMYTIVIGAQTLHATGYAMGVAMDGRTGTDDGEAVIAYFGDGASAQGDVNEAFIWSAVFNSPVVFFCQNNQYAISEPLERQTRIPLYQRAAGFGFPGVRVDGNDVLATYAVTRAALDNARHGQGPTLIEAYTYRMGAHTTTDDPTRYRIASEVEAWQAKDPISRVRAFLTKQGIADDTFLTEVEEQAKQEALRLRERVLEMPDPAPLTLFDHVYPNGSPEVDAQREQTARYLDSFEGSVH; encoded by the coding sequence ATGGCGAAGGGCGATCCCGCGGGTACGGCCCGCGGCAGGCGAGCCACACCCCGGTCCGCACGGTCGGGCGGGAAATCCCCCGCCACCGGTGACCTGGTGCAACTACTCACGCCCGAGGGCGACCGGATCGACAAGGTCACCTGGTCCGACGGTACGGAGTACAGCGTCGACTTCACCGACGAGGAATACCGTGGCCTCTACCGCGACCTGGTGCTCGTCCGCCGGCTGGATGCCGAGGCGACCGCGTTGCAGCGGCAGGGCGAGCTGGGCATCTGGGCCAGCCTACTCGGCCAGGAGGCGGCGCAGGTGGGCTCGGGCCGGGCGCTGCGACCGCAGGACATGGCCTTCCCGACCTACCGGGAGCACGGCGTGCTCTACTGCCGGGGCATCGACCCGATCATGCCGCTGGGCCTGTTCCGCGGTGTCGACCTGGGTGGCTGGGACCCGAACGAGTTCAAGTTCAACATGTACACGATCGTCATCGGTGCGCAGACCCTGCACGCCACCGGCTATGCCATGGGCGTGGCCATGGACGGCCGGACCGGCACCGACGACGGCGAGGCGGTGATCGCCTACTTCGGCGACGGCGCCTCCGCCCAGGGCGACGTGAACGAGGCGTTCATCTGGTCGGCCGTCTTCAACTCCCCGGTCGTCTTCTTCTGCCAGAACAACCAGTACGCCATCTCCGAGCCGCTGGAGCGGCAGACCCGGATCCCGCTCTACCAGCGGGCGGCCGGCTTCGGCTTCCCCGGCGTACGGGTGGACGGCAACGACGTGCTGGCCACGTACGCGGTGACCCGGGCGGCGCTGGACAACGCGCGGCACGGTCAGGGCCCCACCCTGATCGAGGCGTACACCTACCGGATGGGCGCGCACACCACCACCGACGACCCGACCCGCTACCGGATCGCCAGCGAGGTCGAGGCGTGGCAGGCGAAGGACCCGATCAGCCGGGTCCGGGCATTCCTCACCAAGCAGGGCATCGCGGACGACACCTTCCTGACCGAGGTGGAGGAGCAGGCCAAGCAGGAGGCGCTGCGGCTGCGCGAGCGGGTGCTGGAGATGCCCGACCCCGCGCCGCTGACCCTCTTCGACCACGTCTACCCGAACGGCTCGCCCGAGGTGGACGCGCAGCGCGAGCAGACCGCCCGGTACCTGGACTCGTTCGAGGGGAGCGTGCACTGA
- a CDS encoding dihydrolipoamide acetyltransferase family protein translates to MSRVREFPLPDLGEGLTEGEILKWLVAVGDIVELNQPVVEVETAKAAVEIPAKWAGKITAIFHDEGTVVDVGSPIFAVDTDPGAGDLPEPSAASLAAVEIAPAEGAVEPGLIGGPAPGGRTAVLVGYGPRTGAAKRRPRKGAGVPAVANGTPVSAPTPAPAPRPVRPAAAPVAEPVRPAAAAPAPRTGGTGAPAGGLVLAKPPVRKLAKDLGVDLRTLTGSGPLGSITRDDVHLAAAGAATAAEPAPVTGAATAPAFGPDREQRIPVKGVRKLTAQNMATSAFTAPHVTEFLTVDVTRSMKALDRLRGRREWRDVRVSPLLLVAKAVLLAVRRHPMVNSTWAGDEIVVKEYVNLGIAAATERGLIVPNIKDAGRLTLRELADAMTGLVQTAKAGRTAPADMSGGTLTITNVGVFGVDTGTPILPPGESAILAFGAVREMPWVHKGKVRVRQVTTLGLSFDHRIIDGELGSKFLRDVGDFLTDPEAALLGWT, encoded by the coding sequence ATGTCGCGCGTGCGGGAGTTCCCCCTGCCCGACCTGGGCGAGGGGCTGACCGAGGGCGAGATCCTCAAGTGGCTGGTCGCGGTCGGCGACATCGTCGAGTTGAACCAGCCGGTCGTCGAGGTGGAGACCGCCAAGGCGGCGGTGGAGATCCCGGCGAAGTGGGCCGGGAAGATCACCGCGATCTTCCACGACGAGGGCACGGTGGTCGACGTCGGCTCGCCGATCTTCGCCGTGGACACCGACCCGGGCGCCGGTGACCTGCCGGAGCCGTCGGCGGCCTCGCTGGCCGCCGTCGAGATCGCGCCCGCCGAGGGCGCCGTCGAGCCCGGCCTGATCGGCGGGCCCGCTCCGGGTGGCCGCACGGCGGTGCTGGTCGGGTACGGCCCGCGCACCGGCGCCGCGAAGCGTCGGCCGCGCAAGGGTGCCGGAGTACCGGCCGTGGCGAACGGCACTCCGGTGTCGGCTCCCACCCCGGCTCCGGCCCCCCGGCCGGTACGCCCGGCGGCGGCCCCGGTCGCCGAGCCGGTGCGTCCGGCGGCTGCCGCACCCGCACCCCGGACCGGTGGGACGGGTGCCCCGGCCGGTGGACTCGTGCTGGCCAAGCCGCCGGTACGCAAGCTGGCCAAGGATCTCGGCGTCGACCTGCGTACCCTGACCGGCTCGGGACCGCTCGGCTCGATCACCCGGGACGACGTACACCTGGCGGCGGCCGGTGCGGCGACGGCGGCCGAGCCGGCGCCGGTGACCGGGGCCGCGACGGCGCCGGCCTTCGGGCCGGACCGGGAGCAGCGGATCCCGGTCAAGGGTGTCCGCAAGCTGACCGCGCAGAACATGGCGACGTCGGCGTTCACCGCGCCGCACGTCACCGAGTTCCTGACGGTCGACGTGACCCGTTCGATGAAGGCCCTCGACCGGCTGCGCGGGCGGCGGGAGTGGCGGGACGTCCGGGTCTCGCCGCTGCTGCTGGTCGCCAAGGCGGTGCTGCTGGCGGTCCGTCGGCACCCGATGGTCAACTCGACCTGGGCCGGCGACGAGATCGTCGTCAAGGAGTACGTCAACCTGGGCATCGCGGCGGCGACCGAGCGCGGACTGATCGTGCCGAACATCAAGGACGCCGGACGGCTCACCCTGCGTGAGCTGGCGGACGCGATGACCGGGCTGGTGCAGACCGCCAAGGCGGGCCGGACCGCTCCGGCGGACATGTCCGGCGGCACGCTGACCATCACCAACGTCGGCGTCTTCGGTGTCGACACCGGTACGCCGATCCTGCCTCCGGGCGAGTCGGCGATCCTCGCCTTCGGCGCGGTCCGGGAGATGCCCTGGGTGCACAAGGGCAAGGTCAGGGTGCGCCAGGTGACCACCCTCGGGCTCTCCTTCGACCACCGGATCATCGACGGCGAGTTGGGGTCGAAGTTCCTGCGTGACGTGGGCGACTTCCTGACCGATCCGGAGGCGGCGCTGCTCGGCTGGACCTGA